A single region of the Acidimicrobiales bacterium genome encodes:
- a CDS encoding PIG-L family deacetylase, whose amino-acid sequence MTTLDAVPEDWERGLAVVAHPDDLEYGAASAVARWTGQGKTITYCMVTSGEAGIDTMAPEECARLRQQDERDSAAAVGVHDVEFLAHPDGLVEASIVLRRDLAAAIRRHRPHVLISINYRDSWGAGFNHADHRAVGIALIDAARDAGNRWVFPGAGGPPWSGARFALFGGSPQATHAVDITDTIDAGVASLLAHQTYLDALPEGTTGKDPEPFLRGMAEAAGPALGVAAATTFELVEL is encoded by the coding sequence ATGACCACGCTCGACGCGGTACCCGAGGACTGGGAGCGGGGCCTGGCCGTCGTCGCCCACCCCGACGACCTGGAGTACGGCGCGGCCAGCGCCGTCGCCCGCTGGACCGGCCAGGGCAAGACGATCACCTACTGCATGGTCACGTCCGGTGAGGCCGGCATCGACACGATGGCGCCCGAGGAGTGCGCGCGGCTGCGCCAGCAGGACGAGCGCGACTCCGCGGCCGCGGTGGGCGTGCACGACGTGGAGTTCCTGGCCCACCCCGACGGGTTGGTCGAAGCGTCGATCGTGCTGCGGCGCGACCTCGCTGCCGCCATCCGGCGCCACCGTCCGCATGTGCTCATCAGCATCAACTACCGCGACTCGTGGGGCGCGGGCTTCAACCACGCCGACCACCGCGCCGTGGGCATCGCCCTCATCGACGCCGCCCGCGACGCCGGCAACCGTTGGGTCTTCCCCGGGGCGGGGGGACCGCCGTGGTCGGGGGCCCGCTTCGCCCTCTTCGGCGGCTCACCGCAGGCCACGCACGCCGTCGACATCACCGACACCATCGACGCCGGGGTGGCGTCGCTACTCGCCCACCAGACCTACCTCGACGCGCTGCCCGAGGGCACCACCGGCAAGGACCCCGAGCCGTTCCTTCGCGGCATGGCCGAAGCGGCCGGCCCGGCGTTGGGTGTCGCGGCGGCGACCACCTTCGAGCTGGTCGAGCTGTGA